A single genomic interval of Rhododendron vialii isolate Sample 1 chromosome 3a, ASM3025357v1 harbors:
- the LOC131320105 gene encoding AP-4 complex subunit sigma encodes MGIRFILMVNKQGQTRLAQYYEYLTIEERRALEGEIVRKCLARNEQQCSFVEHRNYKIVYRRYASLFFLVGVDNEENELAILEFIHLLVETMDRHFGNVCELDIMFHLEKAHFMLEEMVMNGCIIETSKANILAPIQLMDKAS; translated from the exons ATGGGGATCAGATTCATATTGATGGTGAACAAGCAAGGGCAAACCCGACTTGCCCAATACTACGAGTACTTAACCATCGAGGAAAGACGAGCTCTTGAGGGCGAAATCGTTCGTAAATGCCTCGCCCGCAACGAAcaacag TGTTCCTTTGTCGAGCATCGGAACTACAAAATCGTGTACAGGCGCTATGCATCACTGTTTTTCTTGGTTGGAGTCGACAATGAGGAA AATGAGCTTGCTATTCTAGAATTTATACACCTCTTAGTTGAAACCATGGATCGCCATTTTGGAAATGTG TGTGAGCTGGACATTATGTTCCATCTGGAGAAAGCACATTTCATGCTGGAAGAAATGGTCATGAATGGGTGCATCATTGAGACAAGCAAGGCAAATATCCTCGCTCCAATACAACTGATGGACAAGGCGTCATAa